The nucleotide window GGTGATGGAGGCCACGAGCGTCGGTAGAGCCGATGTACATCGCCGGACGCTTCCGAACGGCCTGGAGCCCCTCCAGGACCTGGATCTGCCCGGCGCCGTACTCACTATCCCCTGAACCTGACATAGGAACCTTACCCGGTGTAGTGTGCCCCGTCTCTTAAAGTTCTCGCACGCGCGCGTGAGAGCGAAGAAAACAGTCGGTGGGACTGACCGGTCGGGGAGCAGAATGCCGAACTATCCCCGGATCGGACGAGTTCTAGCCACCGCCGACCGCGGGTGCTCCGGATCGCCGACTCGCCGGTAGGTTCCGGGCTAACCTGCCGACCGGAAGGCGGCGAACACGGCCGTTTCGCCCGGCGGTTTCACTTACACTCCGCTGGAGAAGCCGTTTTAAGCCCCCGCCCGGTAGGGGTGTCCACGAGAATGTCATCGTTCCAGTCGCAGCTCGGCGAGGAGGAGGGGATCGCCGACGAGTTGGCGGAGGGCCAGCGCGAGATCTCCATCGCCGAGTTCTTCGAGAAGAACAAGCACATGCTCGGCTTCGACTCGGGAGCCCGGGGGCTCGTCACCGCCGTCAAGGAGGCGGTCGACAACGCCCTCGACGCCTGCGAGGAGGCCGGCATCCGGCCGGACATCTACGTCGAGATCCGGGAGGTAGGCGACTACTACCGCCTCGTCGTCGAGGACAACGGGCCGGGCATCACGAAGGAACAGCTCCCGAAGGTGTTCGGGAAGCTGCTGTACGGGTCCCGCTTCCACGCCCGCGAACAGTCCCGGGGTCAGCAGGGGATCGGCATCTCCGCGGCCGTCCTCTACTCCCAGCTCACCTCCGGGAAGCCCGCGAAGATCACCAGCCGGCCGAAGGGCGACGCCCAGGCGCAGTACTTCGAGCTCATCATCGACACCGACACGAACGAGCCCGAGATCAAGGCCGACGAGCCGACCTCCTGGGACCGATCGCACGGCACGCGTATCGAGATCGAGATGGAGGCGAACATGCGCGCCAGGGCGCAGCTCCACGACTACATCAAGCACACCGCGGTCGTCAACCCCCACGCGCGGCTCGAACTCCGCGAGCCCGGAAGCGACGAGCCGCTGAAGTTCGAGCGCGGCACCGACCAGCTCCCGGCCGAGACCGAGGAGATCCGACCCCACCCCCACGGCGTGGAGCTCGGCACGCTCATCAAGATGCTCGAGGCGACCGAGTCCTACAGCGTCTCGGGGTTCCTCCAGGAGGAGTTCACCCGCGTCGGCAAGAAGACGGCCGACAAGGTGTGTGCCGGCTTCCGTGACCGCCACTTCGGGCGCGCGATGGGCTGGAGCGCCGGCCCCGACGCCGACCTCGAGGCGGCGCTCACCGAGGCGGTGTCGAACAAGGGCGCCGACGCGACGGGCTTTTTCGCCGAGGAGGTGACGGGGACGCTCGCCGAACGCGACCTCACGGCCCACCACGAACTCGTCGAGGTCGTCGACAACGTCGCCGACGCGACCGAGGACGAGTACGGCGTGACGTTCGGCACCACCGTCCGGGAGAACGCGGTGGAGGCCGCCTGGGCGGAGCTGACCGGCTTCGACCCCGACGAGGAGCTCGACCGGCTCTCGTCGGATCTGTACGCCGTCGTCGACGAGGCCACGTCCACGCGGAAGGACGACGCGACGAAGCACGGGGTCGCCGAACGGCTGGCCCGCCGCGTCGCCGCCGGCGACGAGCGGCACCGCGCGACGCAACGGACCCTCCGGGCGTGGGTCGACGAGGCCGCGGCCGACACCGAGGAGTACGACGACGCGACGTTCGGGGAGACCGCACGTGAGAACGTCGTCGACGTGCTCTGGTCCCGGATGCGGACCGTCCCGGACGACCTCCCGAAGGTGCGGGAGGTCGCCGCCGACCGGGACTCGGCCTCCGCGCTGCTGGAGGGGATGCGCGAGACGGACATCCTCGCCCCGCCGACCGACTGTCTCGCGCCCATCACCGACGAACTCGTCGAGGCCGGGCTGAAGAAGGAGTTCGACGCGGACTTCTACGCCGCGGCGACCCGCGACGCCGACGTCCACGGCGGCGACCCGTTCATCGTCGAGGCCGGCATCGCCTACGGCGGCGAACTGGGGTCGGAGGGACAGGTCGAGCTACTCCGGTTCGCGAACCGCGTCCCGCTTGTGTACCAGCGCGGCGCCTGCGCGACGACCGACGTGGTGAAGTCCATCGGCTGGCGGAACTACGGGCTCGACCAGCCCGGCGGCTCGGGGATGCCGAACGGGCCGGCCGTGATCATGATCCACGTCGCCTCCACGAACGTCCCGTTCACGAGCGAGTCGAAGGACGCGCTCGCGAACATCCCGGCGATCGAGGACGAGATCGAACTCGCGGTCCGGGAGGCCGCCCGCGAGCTGAAGTCGTACCTCAACAAGCGGCGGTCGCTCCAGAAGCGCCGCCAGAAGCAGGACGTGCTCGGGCGCATCCTCCCCGAGATGGCCGACAAGGTCGCCGA belongs to Halorarum halophilum and includes:
- a CDS encoding DNA topoisomerase VI subunit B, whose amino-acid sequence is MSSFQSQLGEEEGIADELAEGQREISIAEFFEKNKHMLGFDSGARGLVTAVKEAVDNALDACEEAGIRPDIYVEIREVGDYYRLVVEDNGPGITKEQLPKVFGKLLYGSRFHAREQSRGQQGIGISAAVLYSQLTSGKPAKITSRPKGDAQAQYFELIIDTDTNEPEIKADEPTSWDRSHGTRIEIEMEANMRARAQLHDYIKHTAVVNPHARLELREPGSDEPLKFERGTDQLPAETEEIRPHPHGVELGTLIKMLEATESYSVSGFLQEEFTRVGKKTADKVCAGFRDRHFGRAMGWSAGPDADLEAALTEAVSNKGADATGFFAEEVTGTLAERDLTAHHELVEVVDNVADATEDEYGVTFGTTVRENAVEAAWAELTGFDPDEELDRLSSDLYAVVDEATSTRKDDATKHGVAERLARRVAAGDERHRATQRTLRAWVDEAAADTEEYDDATFGETARENVVDVLWSRMRTVPDDLPKVREVAADRDSASALLEGMRETDILAPPTDCLAPITDELVEAGLKKEFDADFYAAATRDADVHGGDPFIVEAGIAYGGELGSEGQVELLRFANRVPLVYQRGACATTDVVKSIGWRNYGLDQPGGSGMPNGPAVIMIHVASTNVPFTSESKDALANIPAIEDEIELAVREAARELKSYLNKRRSLQKRRQKQDVLGRILPEMADKVAEVTGRDRPNIDGAMARIMNNVSIERERDGDLVRLVIENHSDRTEEPDVTDIVSAEPSDLPDDATVVDLDGEWFVKWSPSIPGGEEATLEYAVDEDAEFDVNVDGVEAEKLTVNA